In a single window of the Phaeobacter sp. G2 genome:
- a CDS encoding pyridoxamine 5'-phosphate oxidase family protein codes for MPPAIPAQIDDPQAASPFHAGEQQLQRANGSRDMLEQFGRKVIRPYMPEQHRAFFAQLPFVVVGAVDAKGWPWASLFPGTPGFAQSPDNRHLNIALNAAQADPVRRALQAETPMAVLGIEMHSRRRNRMNGRVSSLGESQLQLRVDQSFGNCPQYIQHRDITFLRPAADSSPAQASPRFTDLGAKARRMIEAADVFFVASAVESRDNPTVEGVDVSHRGGRPGFVQVDGNSLIIPDFPGNNHFNTFGNFLLNPKAGLVFPDFATGDLLMLTGTTELLSKEAPEIRGFHGADRGWRFTLNHGLWLQDALPFRAELGAFSPHSLMADTWADRAARSRQEEGRNAWRRVRVARVQQESSVIRSFYLEPADSAPLLPFEAGQFLTLRARSKTPTQEQAAGQILSRSYTVSSAPGERHYRISVKREEQGAMSHLLHDQIMPGDILEVKAPRGAFYIDPAETRPAVLLAGGVGITPMVAMANHVMREGLRTRHLRPLTVLHASRDSAQRAFADEFRALQQATEGQIRYLSLLGTAAEGEEPGLDYNGTGRITDDTLRQVLALDDYDFFLCGPPPFMQGIYDSLRRLGVSDARIFAESFGPAALRRAPDVSAGAQPADQLADPCAEDEAETAEVRFASLAGATQWRAKDGSLLELAEAQGLSPDFSCRSGSCGSCATKVIQGSVSYRSPPQAEIPPGEALLCCARPAKGSAALELDL; via the coding sequence GACGACCCCCAGGCCGCCTCCCCCTTCCATGCCGGCGAACAGCAGCTGCAACGCGCCAACGGCAGCCGCGACATGCTGGAACAATTTGGCCGCAAGGTGATCCGCCCCTATATGCCAGAGCAACACCGGGCCTTTTTTGCCCAACTGCCCTTTGTGGTGGTGGGCGCTGTGGATGCAAAAGGCTGGCCCTGGGCCAGCCTGTTTCCAGGCACCCCCGGGTTTGCCCAAAGCCCGGACAACCGCCACCTGAACATCGCCTTGAACGCCGCACAGGCGGATCCGGTACGGCGCGCCCTGCAGGCTGAAACGCCGATGGCTGTGCTGGGAATTGAGATGCACAGCCGCCGTCGCAACAGGATGAACGGACGCGTCTCCTCCTTAGGGGAAAGCCAGCTCCAGCTGCGAGTTGACCAATCCTTTGGCAATTGCCCGCAGTATATCCAACACCGCGACATCACCTTTCTGCGCCCTGCTGCGGACAGCTCCCCGGCACAGGCTTCGCCGCGTTTCACAGACCTGGGCGCAAAGGCGCGTCGGATGATCGAAGCGGCAGATGTGTTCTTTGTCGCCAGCGCGGTAGAGTCCCGTGACAACCCCACCGTCGAGGGCGTCGATGTCTCCCATCGTGGCGGGCGGCCGGGGTTTGTGCAGGTTGATGGCAATAGCCTGATCATTCCCGATTTTCCCGGCAACAACCACTTCAACACCTTTGGCAATTTCCTGCTGAACCCCAAGGCCGGGCTGGTGTTTCCCGATTTTGCCACCGGCGACCTTTTGATGCTCACTGGCACCACTGAGCTGCTGTCAAAGGAGGCACCGGAAATACGCGGCTTTCACGGTGCCGATCGTGGTTGGCGCTTTACCCTGAATCATGGGCTTTGGCTGCAGGATGCGCTGCCGTTTCGCGCCGAACTGGGCGCCTTTTCACCGCATTCGCTGATGGCCGACACCTGGGCAGACCGCGCCGCACGGTCCAGACAGGAAGAGGGTCGCAATGCCTGGCGCCGGGTCCGGGTCGCCCGGGTGCAGCAAGAAAGCTCGGTCATTCGGTCTTTTTATCTGGAACCTGCCGATAGCGCACCGCTGTTGCCGTTTGAGGCTGGCCAGTTTCTGACACTGCGCGCCAGATCCAAGACACCGACGCAGGAACAAGCCGCAGGCCAAATCCTGAGCCGGAGCTACACTGTCTCCTCTGCCCCTGGTGAGCGCCACTACCGGATTTCGGTCAAACGCGAAGAACAGGGTGCGATGTCGCACCTACTGCATGACCAGATCATGCCCGGCGACATCCTGGAGGTCAAAGCACCCCGTGGTGCCTTTTATATTGATCCTGCCGAAACCCGTCCGGCGGTGCTTTTGGCCGGGGGGGTTGGCATCACGCCGATGGTTGCAATGGCCAACCATGTAATGCGCGAAGGTCTGCGGACCCGGCACCTGCGACCGCTGACTGTGCTACATGCCAGCCGCGACAGCGCCCAGCGCGCCTTTGCGGATGAGTTTCGCGCCCTGCAGCAAGCGACAGAGGGGCAGATCCGCTACCTGTCTCTTTTAGGCACGGCTGCCGAGGGCGAAGAACCCGGCCTGGACTATAACGGCACCGGTCGGATCACTGACGACACCCTGCGGCAGGTGCTGGCGCTGGATGACTATGATTTCTTCCTCTGTGGCCCGCCGCCCTTCATGCAGGGGATCTATGACAGCCTGCGCCGCCTTGGGGTCAGCGATGCCCGGATCTTTGCCGAAAGCTTTGGCCCCGCCGCGCTGCGCCGCGCCCCCGATGTCTCAGCCGGCGCTCAGCCCGCGGATCAGCTGGCGGATCCCTGCGCCGAGGACGAAGCCGAGACCGCCGAAGTGCGCTTTGCCAGTCTTGCGGGGGCAACACAGTGGCGCGCCAAAGACGGGTCTTTGCTGGAGCTGGCAGAGGCCCAGGGGCTGTCGCCCGATTTCAGCTGCCGGTCAGGCTCCTGCGGCAGCTGCGCCACCAAAGTTATCCAAGGCAGCGTCAGCTACCGCTCCCCACCACAAGCCGAGATTCCCCCCGGCGAAGCCCTGCTGTGTTGCGCCCGCCCTGCCAAAGGCAGCGCAGCCTTGGAACTCGATCTTTAA
- a CDS encoding efflux RND transporter permease subunit: protein MISYFVRHPVASNLIMALFCLLGLGVLSSLERETFPEFTASTVAARVVYAGASARDVDEEICTPLEAALTGTSGMTELTCLSVDGLATATAELEEGGDLTLFFNDVFSAVSSINDFPLNAETPTVEIQARSDLVALVAVSGVSGKQGLIEYTDQLADRLRAVPGVAEISVSGITDRELQVVFDQGALHRFGLSPRNIVDAIQARSLSQPLGSADLDENSLVLRYADTRRSVADLEDLIVLQNQSGSFVRVSDLAEVRRMDADENIASFIDGDQAAIISVSKAKNTDSIRVFEAVDQILSAERAAYPDPFQITVTNNMTELVEERLNLISENIAVGLVLVFFTMWLFFSLNEALWISAALPVSFLGTLFVMSLLGITINMITLVALLMAVGLIMDDSIVIAENIDKWRTRVGPTEAASRGALEVLPGVLSSFLTTACVFGPLLFVAGDMGQILRFIPLVLLITLAISLFEGFFILPHHLSHGRLARTSVHKTRLAERGLDWIKERCVLPIATWLVTWRYLTLGSVFAVLILSISLIASGAVKMIGFPSTESDTLTIRFSLTSGINRERSVETVEQLLAGLRQVDAEFAPKTKGGLPLVERVLVRYAVNSEVYDNGSNTATITVDLLTSSERNVSADTVLEAWRSAAGPIPDLVQSSFSQAEMGPGGFDLDVELTGYDLEELEAASAELRNTLLARSDVVEAFQDFYGGRQEVQLALNEYGYLIGLTPQAMSDQLRSAFQGTETDSFRSSQSDMTVRVKLDDTVANLVELERFPILVGDGKLVALSTVAEMTLSQGYPTITRKNGKALARIRGKIDNATVTSAQISAVITKELGPALQKSFPGVEIGISGASAEQAKSQSSMMKLLLLGLVGVFMVLAFQFRSYSLPVVVMLSIPFALVGTILGHWGLGMDISMPSWIGFASLAGIVVNNAILFLTFFQSHLDGDDYVAASLDAVRARFRPILLSTSTTIAGLVPILFETSPQVQTLVPVVVSVAFGLLASMVLVLLVLPALIAVYFDVVDVRKWVDQFQRSENVF from the coding sequence ATGATCTCTTATTTTGTGCGCCACCCGGTTGCCTCCAACCTGATCATGGCGCTGTTCTGCCTTCTGGGGCTTGGTGTTCTCAGCAGTCTGGAGCGCGAGACTTTCCCCGAGTTCACCGCCTCCACCGTGGCGGCCCGGGTGGTCTATGCCGGCGCCTCGGCGCGGGATGTGGATGAGGAAATCTGCACCCCACTGGAAGCGGCGCTCACCGGCACCTCTGGAATGACCGAACTCACCTGTCTTTCTGTTGACGGTCTGGCAACTGCCACCGCCGAGCTGGAGGAGGGCGGCGATCTGACGTTGTTTTTCAATGATGTTTTTTCAGCGGTCTCCAGCATCAATGATTTCCCCCTGAATGCTGAAACACCCACGGTGGAAATTCAGGCGCGCAGCGATCTGGTGGCGCTGGTGGCGGTCTCTGGGGTGTCTGGCAAACAGGGATTGATCGAATATACCGATCAGCTGGCGGATCGTCTGCGCGCTGTGCCCGGTGTCGCCGAGATTTCGGTTTCGGGCATTACCGACCGTGAGCTGCAGGTGGTGTTTGATCAGGGCGCGCTGCACCGGTTTGGCCTGTCACCGCGCAATATCGTTGATGCGATCCAGGCCCGCAGCCTGAGCCAGCCGTTGGGCAGTGCAGATCTGGACGAAAACAGCCTGGTGCTGCGCTACGCCGACACCCGCCGCTCGGTTGCCGATCTCGAAGATCTGATCGTTTTGCAAAACCAGTCGGGCAGTTTTGTCCGGGTCAGCGATCTGGCCGAGGTGCGGAGGATGGATGCCGACGAAAACATCGCTTCCTTTATTGATGGCGATCAGGCTGCGATCATTTCGGTGTCCAAAGCCAAGAACACCGACAGTATCCGGGTGTTTGAGGCGGTGGATCAGATCCTTAGCGCCGAGCGGGCGGCCTATCCCGATCCGTTTCAGATCACCGTCACCAACAACATGACAGAGCTGGTCGAGGAACGCCTGAACCTGATTTCGGAGAATATTGCCGTTGGTCTGGTTCTGGTGTTTTTTACCATGTGGCTGTTCTTTTCCCTGAACGAGGCCCTGTGGATTTCCGCGGCACTGCCGGTGTCCTTTCTGGGCACGTTGTTTGTGATGAGCCTGCTGGGCATCACCATCAACATGATCACTCTGGTGGCACTGCTGATGGCGGTTGGGCTGATCATGGACGATTCCATTGTGATTGCGGAAAACATCGACAAATGGCGGACCCGTGTCGGCCCCACCGAGGCCGCCTCCCGTGGGGCGCTGGAGGTTCTGCCAGGGGTGTTGTCGTCGTTTCTGACAACCGCCTGCGTCTTTGGCCCCTTGCTGTTTGTTGCCGGCGACATGGGGCAGATCTTGCGGTTCATTCCGCTAGTGCTGCTGATCACCCTGGCAATTTCACTGTTTGAAGGGTTTTTCATTCTGCCGCATCATCTCAGCCATGGGAGACTGGCGCGGACAAGTGTTCACAAGACCCGTTTGGCGGAACGGGGCCTGGACTGGATCAAAGAGCGCTGCGTCTTGCCAATTGCAACCTGGCTGGTGACTTGGCGCTATCTGACCTTGGGGTCGGTCTTTGCTGTCTTGATCCTGTCGATCAGCCTGATTGCCTCCGGTGCGGTCAAGATGATCGGCTTTCCCTCCACCGAAAGCGACACCCTGACGATCCGCTTTTCGCTGACCTCCGGGATCAATCGTGAGCGCTCTGTCGAGACCGTGGAACAATTGCTGGCAGGGCTGCGCCAGGTGGATGCGGAATTTGCCCCCAAAACCAAGGGGGGGCTGCCTCTGGTTGAGCGGGTTTTGGTGCGCTATGCGGTCAATAGTGAGGTCTATGACAATGGCTCCAACACCGCCACGATCACCGTGGATCTGCTCACCAGCTCTGAACGCAATGTGAGTGCCGATACGGTGCTGGAGGCCTGGAGATCGGCGGCGGGGCCGATCCCGGATCTCGTCCAATCATCGTTTTCTCAGGCTGAAATGGGTCCGGGAGGCTTTGACCTGGATGTGGAACTTACCGGCTATGATCTGGAAGAGCTGGAGGCGGCCTCCGCTGAGCTGCGCAATACCCTGTTGGCGCGTTCTGACGTGGTGGAAGCGTTTCAGGATTTCTATGGTGGCCGACAGGAGGTGCAGCTGGCGCTGAATGAATATGGCTACCTGATTGGGCTGACACCCCAGGCGATGTCGGATCAGCTGCGCAGCGCCTTTCAGGGCACCGAGACGGATAGCTTTCGCTCCAGTCAGTCAGATATGACAGTGCGGGTGAAACTGGATGACACGGTGGCCAATCTGGTCGAGCTGGAACGCTTTCCGATCCTGGTGGGCGATGGCAAGCTGGTGGCGCTGTCAACCGTGGCTGAGATGACCCTATCGCAGGGCTATCCGACAATCACCCGCAAGAATGGCAAGGCGCTGGCGCGCATTCGCGGCAAGATCGACAACGCCACTGTGACCTCGGCGCAGATCTCGGCGGTGATCACCAAGGAGCTGGGCCCGGCGCTGCAAAAGAGCTTCCCCGGTGTTGAGATCGGCATCTCGGGGGCCAGTGCCGAACAGGCCAAGTCGCAATCCTCGATGATGAAACTGCTGTTATTGGGCCTTGTGGGGGTATTTATGGTTCTGGCTTTCCAGTTCCGGTCCTATTCGCTGCCGGTTGTGGTGATGCTGTCTATTCCCTTTGCGCTGGTTGGCACCATCCTGGGCCATTGGGGGCTGGGGATGGATATCTCAATGCCCAGTTGGATCGGATTTGCCTCGCTTGCCGGGATTGTCGTCAACAATGCGATCCTGTTTCTGACGTTCTTCCAGTCGCACCTTGATGGGGATGACTATGTTGCCGCCTCGCTGGATGCGGTGCGGGCGCGCTTTCGGCCAATTCTGCTGTCGACCTCTACCACCATCGCTGGTCTGGTCCCGATCCTGTTTGAGACCAGTCCACAGGTGCAGACCCTGGTGCCGGTCGTGGTCTCGGTGGCCTTTGGCCTGTTGGCCTCGATGGTTTTGGTTCTGTTGGTGCTGCCCGCGCTGATTGCGGTCTATTTTGACGTGGTTGATGTGCGCAAATGGGTGGATCAATTCCAGCGCAGTGAGAATGTGTTCTAA
- a CDS encoding nuclear transport factor 2 family protein yields the protein METRPPLPPFTRDSAIEKVRLAEDGWNSRDAAKVALAYTPDTKWRNRATFVSSRAEAQAFLEAKWIRELDYRLIKELWAFTENRIAVRYAYEWHDDSGNWYRSYGNENWEFAENGLMQNRFACINDLPIKESDRKFHWPLGRRPDDHPGLSDLGL from the coding sequence ATGGAAACCCGCCCGCCTCTGCCGCCCTTCACCCGCGACAGCGCCATTGAAAAAGTACGCCTGGCCGAAGATGGCTGGAACAGCCGCGATGCGGCCAAGGTGGCCCTAGCCTATACCCCGGACACCAAATGGCGCAACCGCGCCACCTTTGTCAGCAGCCGCGCCGAGGCCCAGGCCTTTCTCGAGGCAAAATGGATCCGCGAGTTGGACTATCGCCTGATCAAGGAGCTTTGGGCCTTTACCGAAAACCGCATCGCGGTGCGCTATGCCTATGAATGGCATGATGACAGCGGCAACTGGTATCGCTCTTACGGTAATGAAAACTGGGAGTTCGCCGAAAACGGTCTGATGCAGAACCGCTTTGCCTGCATCAATGACCTGCCCATCAAAGAGAGCGATCGCAAGTTTCACTGGCCGCTGGGGCGTCGCCCCGATGATCATCCCGGCCTGTCGGATCTGGGACTGTAA